The genomic segment GGTCATCTGGCCGAAGAGGCGCTGCTGGTGCCGCGCGCGCCAGTAGTGGTCCTGGAAGAAGTTGGGGTTCGAGGGATCGAGCCGGTGGACGACCCAGGGGTTGCTCGTGGCGTAGGCCTTTTCGAGGTCGGTCGCGCCCGTGCGCCCCGGCACGTAGTCGGCCATGTCCGGCAGGGGCAGGCCGTAGAGGGTGAAGGCCGAGATGGAGTTGGGGGTGTTGTCCCAGACGTGGTCGAAGCCGATGCCGCCGGGCGCCTTGAACTCCAGCCCGTTCAGGAAGACGTTGCCGTAGTGGCGCTCGTTGAGGCGATAGGCCATCGTCGACTTGATGAACAGACCCTCGACGTTGTTCTTGCCCATCGAGACCGAGGACTCGCGGCGCTTGAGCGGGATGTAGAACCAGGGCACCCAGAAGACGGGGCGGTTGTTCATGAAGACCCGGACGTTGGTGCCCATGGCGTAGTCGTCGGGGACGTACTTGATCCAGCCGTTCTCGGTGTGGTAGTGGGGCGTCTCCTGCTTGGAGACGAAGTCGCAGGTGGTGAAGGTGCCTTCCTTGATCTCGAACTCACGCTTGGCGTGCGAGATGAGCTCCTTGCCCGTGATGTAGACGATCTGGCCGGGGGTCTGGGCGGGGACCTCGAGCTTGGCCCCCTGCACGACGGCCTCTTCGGTCTTGAGCTCGTAGCGCAGGCTCGTGCCCGTGACGGTCTGGACCTTGCCGTTCGCGCCCTGCTGCACCATCACGAAGGGGGTGTCGGTCGAGACGATCTTCTCGGTCTGGTTGAACTCGAGGCGGTCGGTGGTGATGACGACCCCCTGCACCTCGAGGCGAACGTTGCCGGTGGCCGTCGAGATGCCGGTCTGGCGATCGCTCTCGACCCTGTCGGCGCGCAGCTTGACGCTCGTCTGCGCCGCGGCCGAGCCAGGGAGCAAGAGTTGAGCGCAAAAAAAAGCGGCCACGGTGGCGAGGGCCACCGCGCGGCTCAGGAAGAGCGGTCGACGCGCCATAGCAGAAACACTCCGACGATGCCGAACAGGAAGTTCTCGACCCACGCGGCGGTGATGGGGTCGAGCATGCCTGCGTTGCCCATCGAGCGGGCGATGGACATGACGATGTAGTAGACGAAGACGGTGGCGATGGTGATGGCGACGCCGATGAAGGTGCCGAGCCTGGCGAAGCGCAGCCCGATGGGGGCCGCGAAGAGGGTGACGAAGAGCGCCGTCCAGGGCAGCGAGAACTTGAGGTAGTAGTCCACCTCGGTGCTCTTGGTGTCCACCCCGCCCGACTTCATGACGTCGATTTGCTTCTTGAGCTGGGCCGAGGTCTGCTCCTGAGGTGAAAGGTCCCCCTGGGTGAAGAAGGTCTCGGGGTTCTGGTCGACCTCCACGTCGTAGTTGGCGAAGGGCTCCTCGACCTGGACGAAGTCCTCCTGGCCGTAGCGGTGGATCACCCCGTCGGTGAGCTTCCAGCGGCGGCCGCTCCAGGTGCCCTGCCGCGCCGAGATGACGACCGGGGTGGTCCCCGTGCGGTCGAAGATCATCACGCTGTACATGATGTTGGAGCGCTGATCCACCTGCTTGACGTAGAAGTAGCGGTTGTCCTGGCCCTTGAAGAAGACGTTGTCCTTGAAGATGGGCTTGGACTGCCGGAGCATGATGGTCCGCACCAGGTCGACCACGTTGCGGTTGGCCCATGGCACCATCTGGTCGTTGATGAGGAAGTTGCCGTAGCTGACGATCACCGACCCGATGATGATGGGGACGGTGATGCGCTTGAACGAGGTGCCGCATGCGCGAAGGGCCGTGATCTCGGAGTCGCGGCTCAGGCGGCCGATGGTGAGCAGGGTCGCGAAGAGGTAGGCCACCGGGAAGGTGATGACCATGATTGCCGGAAGGTTGAAGGCCAGGAGCTTGAGCACCACCGACACCGGCACCCCGGAGTCGACGATCAGCTTGGCGTAGATGTAGAGGAGGTTCGCCAGGTTCATGACGACGAAGCCGAAGGTGCCCGCGATGAAGGGCTTCTGCAGATCGAAGAGGATGTAGGCGTCGATGGTCTTGAGCGGGCGCCAGATGCGCTCGGTCAAGCTCCATACCTGCTTGAGCTTGTCGTTGAACACGGCCACTGGCCCTGCTACCTGCGGTCCACGCGGATCAAGAGCCCGATCCCGATGACGCCGAACAGGACGTTCTGGGTCCAGGCCGCGATCAGGGGCGGGACCGCTCCCGCCTCGCCCAGGGCCTGGAAGGTCTGCATGATCACGTAGTAGAGGAACACCAGGATGATCGAGAGGGCCACGCCGACGTAGGCGCCCATGCGCGAGAAGATCATGCCCAGGGGGGCCGCGATCAGCGCGGCGAAGAAGGTCGCGAGCGGCACCGAGTACTTCATCATGTAGGCGACCTCCATCTTGTGGGTGTCGACCCCGCTCTTCTTGAGGCCCTCGAACTGGCCCTTGAGCTGGTTGGCGCTCTGCTCGCTGGGGTTCAGGTCGTCGCCGAAGTAGCTGGCGTTGCTCAGGTTGAACTGGATGTTGAGGGTGCCGTACTTGATCTCGTGGTCGACGAAGCCCGACTCGTTGTACTTGTGGACGGCCCCGTCCTCCATCTGCCAGATGGAGTTGCCGTCGCCCTGGTTGATCCAGCGGGCGCGCTTGGCCGTGATGACCTGGGGCGGCCCCGCCTGGGTCTGGTCCAGCACGAAGATGTCGCGCATCAGGCCCGTGGTTCCGTCCACCTCCTTGACGTAGAAGTAGCGGTTCTCGGTGCCCTTGAAGAAGACGTTGGGCTTGATGAGGGGCTTGGTGATGTTCGCCTGCAGCTCCTTCTTGATGCGGCTGACCTGGCGGTTGGACCAGGGCACGATCTTGTCGTTGAAGACGAAGTTGCCGACCGAGACCAGGACGGCCCCCGCGATGATGGGGGCGATGATCCGCTTGAAGGAGATCCCGGCGCCCCGCAGGGCCACGATCTCGAAGTCCTTGGTCATTCGGCCGATGCCCAGGAGGCTCGCGAAGAGGTAGGCCACCGGGAAGGTGAGCACGACCATGGACGGCAGGGTGAACAGCAGCAGCTGGATCACCGACCCGGCCGGCGCGCCCGCCGAGAAGATCAGGTCGGTGAACTGGCTCAGCGTCACTGAGAGCATGATCAAGATGAAGGACAGGACCCCGAAAACGAAGGGCCTGAGCATTTCCCCCATCACGTACCGATCGAGAATTCTCACTGCGAGATCCTTACATAGTCGCCAGAGTGCCCATGTTAACACACATGATGATAGAATCCCCTTCATGACAGACCCATCGATCGCAACCCTTCAGGCAGCCTCCGCGCGCGTTCCAGGCCGCCTGGCCGCTCGCCTTCGCACCGGCTTCGTCGCCTTCTCGTCGGGTGCCGTCCTGAGCTTCGCCTTTCCCGGCTGGGACGCAGGGTTCCTCGCCTGGTTCGCGCTGGTGCCCTTCCTGGTGATGCTGCTGCAGCCGCGCTCGGCGCGCTCCTATGCCTGGCTCGGCGCGGCGTTCGGCGTCGGGTTCTTCGGCGGGGTCAACTACTGGCTGCTTGCCATGCACCCGCTGACCTGGCTCGGCCCCGGCATGACCATGACGCTGAGCCTCGCCGTCGTGTTCCTGGCATGGAGCCTGCTGGCGCTCATCCTCTCGAGCGGATCGATCGCGGCCTTCACCGCCGCGGGCCTGACCATGCGCGCGCTCGGGAAGAAGGACCGGCTCGGGGCCTGGGCGGCGGTGCTGGTGCCCGTCTGCTTCTGGGTGGCGATGGAGTACGTCCAGGCCAACGGCGTGTTCGGCTACACCTGGAACATGCTGGCCTCGACCCAGTACCGGACCCTGCCCCTCCTGCAGTCGGTGGCGCTGTTCGGCCCCTTTCCCCTCTCGGGCCTGATCGTCGCGGTCAACGCCGCGATCGCCTGGGGGATCGCCCGGCGAGAGTGGAAGCCCCTGGCTGCGACCCTCTCGGTGGTGGTCGGCCTGTCGGGCTTCGGCCTGTGGTGGATGAACCGGCCGGTCCCTGGCGCGCCCGTGCCGGTCGCGGTCGTCCAGGGCAACGTCTCCCAGACCGAGAAGTGGCAGCGGGGCAACGAGGTCCAGATCCAGGACCGGTACTTCGACCTGTCGCGCAGGGTGAGCGCGGCCAAGCTCGTCGCCTGGCCCGAGTCGGCGCTGCCGGTGCTCCTGAGCAACACCCCGGCCCTCTACGATCGCTTCGCCGCCGAGGCCAAGGCCAGGGGCCAGGCCTTCCTGACGGGCACCTTCAACTCCACGACCGGCCCGGACGGCTTGCCGCGCTACTACAACGCCACCACCATGTTCGGCCCCGACGGGCGGAACCTCGGCTGGGACGCCAAGAAGCATCTGGTGCCCTTCGGCGAGTACCTGCCCTGGCGCAACACCCTGCCTGCGATCTGGGCCCAGACCTTCGCCCAGCTGAACCTCATGTCGGTGGACATGACGCCGGGCGAGCGCCCTGCTCCCTTCGAAACCGCCTTCGGCCGCGTCGGGTCAAACGTCTGCTTCGACTCCATCTTCCCCGACGTCATGCGCGACACGGCCCGCGCCGGGGCCGAGATGTTCGTGCTGGTGACCAACGACGCCTGGTACAAGAAGACCATGGCCCTGCAGCAGCACCTGGCGCACGGGGTCCTGCGCGCCGTCGAGAACCGCCGGCCCTTCCTCCAGGCGGCGAACACCGGAGCCTCCGCCGTCGTCGATCACACGGGACGGATCGTGGCCAAGGCCCCCACCTGGGAGTCCGCGGCAGTGATGGCCGAGGTGCGGCCCGTCTCCGACAAGACCCCCTACACCCGCTTCGGCGACTGGCTGTCGTGGGTGCTGATGGCCACGGCGGCGGCCTTCATGGTCCGGGCCGCTCGCCCGATATCCAAGGCGTAGGAGGCTAGCGGCGGTGCTGAAGGCGATCCTTGCGAACCTCAAGAAGACCTGGCCGGTGCTCGCGGTGCTGGTGCTGGTGCTGGGCGCGGGCAGCTGGTACCTCAAGCAGCAGCCTCACGTCCAGAGCCCGATCCTGCCCACGGCCCTGACCAAGATGGAGCCCCACATCGAGCTGGCATTCCAGGATGTGACCATGCAGGGCCGCGAGAAGGGGACCGTGCGCTGGCGCATCGCCGCCAAGCAGGTCAAGGCCTCCCAGAACCAGCAGTACATCTACTTCGAGCAGCACCCCCGCGGATCCTTCTACAACGTGAAGGACTGGAGCCAGAAGGAAGGGGAGCCGCCCAAGAACCAGACCGTGGACTGGACGGCCGACAAGGCCGAGTACGACAGCCTCATGGATGAGATGACCATGACCGGCAGCGCCAGCTTCGTCACCGAGAACCAGGATCGCCTCAACACCGATCACGTCCGCTACCGGGCCAAGCTGCACCAGGTCCTCATGGAGAAGCCCGTCGAGCTCAGGACGCACGACCAGCTGGTGATGCGCTCCCACGAGGCCACCGCCGACACCCAGATGGAGAACGTCCAGCTCTTCGGGAACGTCGAGCTGATTTCCCCCTTGAAGGGCGAGGAGAATCCCCTGTGAACCGGCGACTGATCCCGGCGCTTCTGGCGCTCACCGTGCTGCTCGCGGCCCCGCCGGCCTGGTCGGCCCGCAAGCCCGCGGCGCAGACTCCCGAGGCCTTCCCCACCCTCCCGCCTGCGCCCTCGGTGCCGGCAGGCGCTCCGCCCATCCCGCCGCCCGTGCCCGGCATCGGCGGCTGGGGCGCGACCCCCACCCCCAAGCCCAAGCTCGCCCCGCTCAAGCCGGGGGCGGTCAAGGGGGCGGTGCGCATCCTGTCCCAGAGCCTGTCCTACGATCGCAAGGCGTCGCTCGCGATCCTGGAAGGGGCGGTCAAGATCTTCCAGGACGACATGACCATCGAGACCGAGAAGCTGCGCCACGACTCCAAGGCCAAGGTCTCGTACATCGAGGTGCCCTTCAAGCTCGTCCAGACCAAGCCCGACGAGCCCACCACCACCCTCAACGGCAAGAAGATGACCTTCTTCCACAACGAGAAGCGGGTCTTCGTGGACGGGGAGGTGCGCCTCTTGCGCGCGGGCAACCCCGCGGCCCAGAGCGCGGGGGGCGCCAAGAAGGAGAAGCTCAAGGCCGCCCTCAAGCGCGAGGACACCAACATCAACTCCGACAAGATGACCTACTGGACCCAGAAGAAGGACGCGGACTTCGTGGGCAACGTGCTCGCCTTCCAGAAGGAGAAGCGGGCCGAGGGGAACCACGCCTTCCTGGACAACACCCGCAAGAAGATCTTCATGGACGGCAACGTCGT from the Pantanalinema sp. genome contains:
- a CDS encoding LptF/LptG family permease, producing MAVFNDKLKQVWSLTERIWRPLKTIDAYILFDLQKPFIAGTFGFVVMNLANLLYIYAKLIVDSGVPVSVVLKLLAFNLPAIMVITFPVAYLFATLLTIGRLSRDSEITALRACGTSFKRITVPIIIGSVIVSYGNFLINDQMVPWANRNVVDLVRTIMLRQSKPIFKDNVFFKGQDNRYFYVKQVDQRSNIMYSVMIFDRTGTTPVVISARQGTWSGRRWKLTDGVIHRYGQEDFVQVEEPFANYDVEVDQNPETFFTQGDLSPQEQTSAQLKKQIDVMKSGGVDTKSTEVDYYLKFSLPWTALFVTLFAAPIGLRFARLGTFIGVAITIATVFVYYIVMSIARSMGNAGMLDPITAAWVENFLFGIVGVFLLWRVDRSS
- a CDS encoding LptF/LptG family permease; translated protein: MRILDRYVMGEMLRPFVFGVLSFILIMLSVTLSQFTDLIFSAGAPAGSVIQLLLFTLPSMVVLTFPVAYLFASLLGIGRMTKDFEIVALRGAGISFKRIIAPIIAGAVLVSVGNFVFNDKIVPWSNRQVSRIKKELQANITKPLIKPNVFFKGTENRYFYVKEVDGTTGLMRDIFVLDQTQAGPPQVITAKRARWINQGDGNSIWQMEDGAVHKYNESGFVDHEIKYGTLNIQFNLSNASYFGDDLNPSEQSANQLKGQFEGLKKSGVDTHKMEVAYMMKYSVPLATFFAALIAAPLGMIFSRMGAYVGVALSIILVFLYYVIMQTFQALGEAGAVPPLIAAWTQNVLFGVIGIGLLIRVDRR
- the lnt gene encoding apolipoprotein N-acyltransferase; protein product: MTDPSIATLQAASARVPGRLAARLRTGFVAFSSGAVLSFAFPGWDAGFLAWFALVPFLVMLLQPRSARSYAWLGAAFGVGFFGGVNYWLLAMHPLTWLGPGMTMTLSLAVVFLAWSLLALILSSGSIAAFTAAGLTMRALGKKDRLGAWAAVLVPVCFWVAMEYVQANGVFGYTWNMLASTQYRTLPLLQSVALFGPFPLSGLIVAVNAAIAWGIARREWKPLAATLSVVVGLSGFGLWWMNRPVPGAPVPVAVVQGNVSQTEKWQRGNEVQIQDRYFDLSRRVSAAKLVAWPESALPVLLSNTPALYDRFAAEAKARGQAFLTGTFNSTTGPDGLPRYYNATTMFGPDGRNLGWDAKKHLVPFGEYLPWRNTLPAIWAQTFAQLNLMSVDMTPGERPAPFETAFGRVGSNVCFDSIFPDVMRDTARAGAEMFVLVTNDAWYKKTMALQQHLAHGVLRAVENRRPFLQAANTGASAVVDHTGRIVAKAPTWESAAVMAEVRPVSDKTPYTRFGDWLSWVLMATAAAFMVRAARPISKA
- the lptC gene encoding LPS export ABC transporter periplasmic protein LptC, translated to MLKAILANLKKTWPVLAVLVLVLGAGSWYLKQQPHVQSPILPTALTKMEPHIELAFQDVTMQGREKGTVRWRIAAKQVKASQNQQYIYFEQHPRGSFYNVKDWSQKEGEPPKNQTVDWTADKAEYDSLMDEMTMTGSASFVTENQDRLNTDHVRYRAKLHQVLMEKPVELRTHDQLVMRSHEATADTQMENVQLFGNVELISPLKGEENPL
- a CDS encoding LptA/OstA family protein produces the protein MNRRLIPALLALTVLLAAPPAWSARKPAAQTPEAFPTLPPAPSVPAGAPPIPPPVPGIGGWGATPTPKPKLAPLKPGAVKGAVRILSQSLSYDRKASLAILEGAVKIFQDDMTIETEKLRHDSKAKVSYIEVPFKLVQTKPDEPTTTLNGKKMTFFHNEKRVFVDGEVRLLRAGNPAAQSAGGAKKEKLKAALKREDTNINSDKMTYWTQKKDADFVGNVLAFQKEKRAEGNHAFLDNTRKKIFMDGNVVLTQIKGDWLVREGIVDTSKPDPERDKAIKEKTVATGDNLEIDQVTNDSILTGQIVKIDQKDRHATGKRAVFSDKDQTITLTQDVKIRRESGDWINAERAVFHTDNDKFEAFGGQGTQVETEFKLDEENK